From Juglans regia cultivar Chandler chromosome 9, Walnut 2.0, whole genome shotgun sequence:
caaagagaaaaaaataattgaattttcatATCTTGATCATGTCTCACAGGATTTATTTTCACTGATTCGGGGGGTCGCTCTTGCCCAGTAAGCCACCTCCAGAGATCCGGATTTTCCTGAAGACCAGATACACCATATCCAAAGTAAgaactcaatgcattgagtatTTAGTCTCTGTTTCCCAAAAAGTAATTCATTTTCTAATAGAATCGCAGAGTAAGCTGTCCAAGGAAACCAGCAACTCTTTTACCCCtaagaaaaaatcaataaagGCTCTAATCTTAGTCTAAGAGGGATCTCTTCTTGTTAGACCTAATTTAATCATTTGAAGTATCAGAGGAATCTCCTCTTGTTTGCTAAAAAGATAAATGGTATCAAAGACAGATGTAAATGGCTTATGATCAAAGCTAAAAcatgagaagagaagagaaaggaaCATAGAAGAATACCAGGTCAAGGACGTGAACGAGAGCTTTAATTCCCTTCTCATCCATGGAATGAATATGCTCCTCCACCCATTGCCCTAGAACCAAATCCAGTTCCAGAAAGCCTCGTTGTTTGCTCCTATATAACAGACTGTTAAACAAGCGTCTCTTACTCTCTTCGTTGGAGAGATCGATATCAGACGACAGAGTATCGTTGCTATTGATTGAAGAAAAATCAGAAACCCCACGATATCGAGGCCCAAAAAAGGCCTGAGAGGAAGGGGCTGCGACGGAGCTTCTATTGGAATTGAGGATTCGGTGCACGCCGATCAGACTTCTTCGAAAACTCCCCATTTTGCTGTTCTGCGTTAGGGAGAAGGAGATAGAAGAGTAGTGTTGGTCGTGTCGGAACTGGGAACTGAAGATGGGATAGAGAAGGGTATTCTGATGGGCTGGGCCATGGGCCGTTATGCGTAGTTATGTAATAAACATGGGCTTGTCTTAGAGTGTAGTAGATAGCCTTTTGTCTTTAGATGGCCCGTTATTCTTTTAAGAGCATTTTAGTCATTTCAGCTTTGGTTTCTTTTGCTTTCTGTTAATGTGTGGTAGAATGTTCTGGGAAAGTATCGTGAAGAACAATTACAAGGCTAACGCCATATTGGAGGTGttgattttctcaaaaaattagAGTCTCTCTTACAAATTTCCTTTACAGTTTTTCTCATAAATTAGATCTAAAGTAGAACCGTAACAAAGTTGGCATCAGAGCTGAAGATCCTGTGATTGGAGCATTCTACAATGGCGGAGGACACAAAATTTAAGGAGCATGAGAAGCAGGTATTAGGAATGAAATAGCACCAGGACCTGCAAGATGAAGAAGTGAAAAAAGAGTGGTCTGGAGTTTCTGGGGGAATGCAGTTTCGTTCCATTAAACTCGATTTTTCCAGATTTGATGGGAAAAATCCCACTGGCTGGGTTTACAAATTGAACCGTTACTTTGCCATCCAGCTAATGCCCTATCAACAAA
This genomic window contains:
- the LOC109009728 gene encoding succinate dehydrogenase assembly factor 2, mitochondrial isoform X1, whose translation is MGSFRRSLIGVHRILNSNRSSVAAPSSQAFFGPRYRGVSDFSSINSNDTLSSDIDLSNEESKRRLFNSLLYRSKQRGFLELDLVLGQWVEEHIHSMDEKGIKALVHVLDLENPDLWRWLTGQERPPESVKINPVFTAVHDKVMNNLNSHSAPETRAIPGQPWVRGWEDMRKGRDGPIAGNQ
- the LOC109009728 gene encoding succinate dehydrogenase assembly factor 2, mitochondrial isoform X2 translates to MGSFRRSLIGVHRILNSNRSSVAAPSSQAFFGPRYRGVSDFSSINSNDTLSSDIDLSNEESKRRLFNSLLYRSKQRGFLELDLVLGQWVEEHIHSMDEKGIKALVHVLDLVFTAVHDKVMNNLNSHSAPETRAIPGQPWVRGWEDMRKGRDGPIAGNQ